In the genome of Stomoxys calcitrans chromosome 4, idStoCalc2.1, whole genome shotgun sequence, the window TGATCGTTTTTGATCACATTGTAAAAAGTCGTCTCCCCTTTCAAATTGACGGTTTTTGCGACTGCTAGTAACTGTAGGTGTGTtagttgctgttgttgatgtCTGACCTTTTAACGATTTTACTTCATCCAGTAAGCGATAAATGAGACGGTGTGCTAAATCGAGTTTGTCCATAAGAGCCTGTACGTctaatacaaaaaaatgttaCTAGACCTATATTATGATATCTAATGTAATCGAATCTACCTGATTTTGTTGCCGTTGTTTGCGCTTTGTACGAATTTGCCGTTTGTTCGTCGGTAGTAATGTCCGCCTAAAAGTGTTATAATTTTATATTAGTTTAGGTCAGCATCTATCATCTTTATATATGTTTTTACAAGGCTATTTATGACAATATTTAATTGTAACTAAAGCATGTTTTTTGAATTTAACGGAAAAGAATAAGACTACGAAACAAAAATGAAGAATATTCTACATGATATGTGTACATCTAAAAGATTGAAAATTGACCCGACTTCGAAATTCCAAacgaaaaacaacaaattagttgaaaaacttttcaactGAAATCTAATAAATATTCCAGAGAAGAATAAACTTGCAAGCAGAACTTCATTGGCCCCGAGGATTAACGGATTGCCTAAAATTCATAAAGAGGGTACACCATTGAGGCCAATATGTTCATATGGTAATTCCCCGTTCTATAACATATGTAAATACACGGTAAATACTTTGGAACATACAACCGCGAATTCTAAATATAACATAAAGGACGCAGTTGACTTCAAGATAAAAATTGGGAACCTCAAAATAGATAAAGAcgatatttttatttcatttgatatggtTTGATTATTTCCAAGCATCCCGGTGAATTTGGCTATACAAACAATTGAGAGAAAATGGggagaaattgaaaaacataCACGTATACCATGCaacatttttaaggaaattatttcattttctaTCAAGGACACAAGATACTTCAAATGTGAGGATAAAGTTTAGGAGCAGCTCAAGAGCATGTCTATTGGTTCCCCAGCATCACCCATCATCGCCGATATTATTATGGAAATAGCCAAGTCAAAGATAATAACTAAATATGTGGATGATATCTTCACAGTCGAAAGGAAATCGGATGTGGACTAAACTTTAGAAGCTCTAAATGCTTACCACCGACAAATACAGTTCACTAAGACGAGAAACTAGAAAACAAACTACCATACCTTGACTGTATGGTACATAGACAAAATAACGTACTGAAAGTTGATTGGTACCAAAAATCGACCGCTTCCGGACGACTTATCAATTTTCATTCTAAACACCACAGACGAATAATAACCAATTCCGCGGCAAATTTTATCAAGAGAGTTTTTAGCATTGGCGACACTGAGTTTCATGCGAGACACGAGGGAAgagtaaaaaaacattttaaaagccaATGATTTTCCCAGTCACACTATAAGACAATTGATATGCAAAGCCAAACAAAGCTACGGAGACAAAGCTACGGAGACGATTCGAAAAGGCCTAATatacaaaaggaaaaaatatacaaaacggTATCATATGAAGAAGGCTTTCCAGAAAGACTAAGCAAGACCAATATCTACCATAAGGAGAAGTATCAGCTAGCCTGGAAGACAAACAGGACCGTCAATGAGCTATTCAGCAAGACCAAGTGCATAATCGAAAAATAGAGCAAATCGAATTtggtgtataaaaataaatgcaacGGGGACAAGACTCACATATGCCCAatggcatatattggcactacTGTGACAAAATTGAAAACTAGACTATCTTCATACAAGTCAGACCAAAAAGCTGTAAATAAACCGCTAGAGCAGAAAACCGCCCTTGCTGTCCTCTGTGCCCAAACTGGCCACAAACCGAACATCAAAGACGTAAAGTTGCTTACTCTGTAGAATCATTACAAACGCAGTTTCACTCTTGAGATGCTGCACATTATTGACATTCCTCCTTACGAGAAAATAATTGACAAGAAAGATGTttaaagttgagcaagtgtatATCGACAAGTCATCAATAAACATAGAAAGAGAAAATCAGCTGACAACCGATAGTGAGATGAAAAGAAGCACATCGAATGTAACACTGTTTTAACTGACCTGCAGCCGAAAACATTAAGTAAGTCATTAAAATACCAAAAGGTCAACTACACGCgaagaaatcggaaaataatatgctcaagaaaaaaattatcaatcCTGTTTCGGAGCTGTGAGTTTTAGGGTGCGTCAATTTTGGTGGTTATCACAATCGTAATCTACGacaaattctaagaagttttgcCCAAGAAAGCATGGGTATGGTTTTTACTGCTATCTAAACTGGAcctatatctttttttttttatttgccaagTTTCCTGCTCATGTTCCCCACTTCAGTGGCATTTTTAAGTAAACGTTCATTAAATCCAACATTAACATAAATACCTCGTCCTCATATGTCACGCTCGCCTCGTCCTCTTTATCTGATATAGTATTTGTATCTTCATACTCATCAATGATTTCCATTGCTGATTCTGTTTTAATGCTCACGTTTTCGGGAAAGCGGGTAACATCATGAGTTGCAATTAGCGGATCAGAATTGAAATCTGCTTTATTCGATAAACGATCATCctaataaatacaataaataataaagaaatctttaaataatgtttacaaaattagTAAGATTAAGTACTAACCCCATCACGATTATTGTCAGATGTGTTCGATGTATTTGTTTTGCGTCTTTTTGTAGCAATGCGATAGTCGTGTTCTATATTTACTGCTGGTGGCTCCTTTTGCATCAAATGTTCAGAGCAAAGATCTTCATCATGTTCCTGTTCCATATGATTTATAAAGGAATCCCAATGTAAGCAAACCTGGGAGCAGAACATACAATTCAGGACATAAACCCTTCTTTGGGCTTGAAAACAAAAGGAAACATTTCCACAGCTCCAATCGGTTGTTCTTGTAGCCATATGGCTGGGCGGTGCTGATGCTGATTTGTAAGAACGCGAAGACATGGTATCTGTAATTGCtgcaatttaaatattttgtgaaaattgtatttttatacaaaataacattatcaattattttttatgtaaacagttctaataaaattttattgtttttgtaaaataatatgttttatttccatttcaATACAATTTTCGTTCAAGATGCTTTTCTTCAAAATGCCCATTCTGGTATTTACTGAACTTCATTCATTTAAAAGTACTGTTCGTTACTTTCGTTACTATATCCGCGCGATTCTATTTAAGTACGTTGCATATCATCGACTGGCAATACTTGCAACTCTCAATTTGGCAACCCTGGTCTCAGTCGACAGAGACAATAGAAAAGGGCCAACGAATGAATGAAACTCGTTACTGTATTGCAATAAGCTGCCGGAGCTGATAAATGAAGAAGACCGACAGATGGGAAATATGTAGCTGATGTTAGTGAACTGTTCATACGAGTTGGGCAGTGCATTCACGACATACCTGAATTCATGATTGAACAAttgtttttgacaattttttgacGAACCGATTGAGCACTTGATGAAGGCAATGCTGAGATTGCATCTTCATTTAGAAATTCCTCAGGTTCCGTTTTATGTTTTTCAGGATCCAACACTATATGTGAATGCTTTTTTTTCATGTGTCTGGATAAGTTCCCATTTGATCCTCCAGCAATGCTGAGAGAAGCTTGACAATAATTGCATTTTGCCCTTGTTCGACCGTCTTCCATGAAATGCATCCATATGCAGCTATACTTTCTAGTCGACgacatatttaatttttcacgTTTTACACTTTACGTTTGCAAAAGTTAGTATGTACACGTTGAAATTCTGGAATAGAGTGGTGTAGTTCGCGAACACACAACAGTAGCTCATATGAACGGGTCACTGAAATGAATTAACTGAACTAGTTCGCATCAATTGTCTCTTTCTCGTTCATATACAACTATTTGCTTCACTTAGCCGCTTTTTTTGTTGTAGCTAGCAGCTGTGCCAATGATTGCCACCTGAAAAGGTGCATTGCGATTCTAACATTGTTGCCACTGTATTAAAATACatattccatggcagccggttgtacgtaccggattaatAACAAAAGGGtagaaaactaaacaaaaatataaatttctagCATTAGTTAGATAGGAGGTATgtcaattcgatttttattggcatTAAGTGGATGAATGGCAATGcttccataaattttttttgggtcatATAAGCCCATACTTGggtgatttaaaaaaatgttatatagTTTGGTCTGACATTATCCACCACCACGTCGATATAAATATTAatatactataaaaatttcattaaattcggACAAATCCGAGTTCAGGCGTTAATGGGCTAAAAGTTGCACTGCTGTCATCCATTAATATGGCAACATTGCAACATACAGCTGATTGATGTAAACAAAATATTCCATTATTTAATGTTCATAAAACGTCCAAAATAATgtacgaaaaaaaattattccagataaataatttaacaaaatgcggatatatttttaaaacaacAATTACTGCAGATGACTATTACTTGGTCCTGTCATGCATGCAATGTGACAATGTCTTCTGGGAATTGGCAACATTTTTAAGTCATATAAAAACACACAACATTCCAAAAGATGAACTTCATGCACAGGAGGGTTCGGTATTTGGAATCATTAAAACGTTTGAGGAAAAGTCAGACAAAGAAATGGCAAGTTTCACTatgacacacaaacaaacaatgctGATTTGATTTGAACTGATTTTATTTTCTAGGATCCCCTTGGGGAAGTTTCATACAGTTATGATAACTCCAAGAACATTAAAACATTTATCAGAAATGAGACAACAGATGTGACCATTCAAGAATTGGAAACAGCTAATGAAACGGTTGATAGTGATAAAGAGATAAATGATAATGATTTTGAGGTATTAACAGGACACTCATATATTCTTCATTCGTAACTTTACAATTTAaccacaaattttaaaaattggaaacaagttCAAGCACTTGtatattttctattatttttcaGCTGAAACCCCATTCttgttttgatgaaaatttgaacGATTTTAATAATGATTATATGCCGAATGAATATGCAGAGCATTGTTCCAAATCTGTGGAAGATTCCAACCTAAATCTAAAGCAACTGAGTAAAAATCGCAAGTTTATTGCATCTCTTATCGATGCGTATAAAAACCAACCACAGCTATGGGATACATCTAAAAAAACGCGAAATTCCAAAAGAAAGCAAGAAGCATATAAGAACATACTATACGCCTTGAATGAAGAGTATCAAGTTAGTGGCTCAACAACCAAGCAAATTGAAATAATTATCAAACGTCTGCGACTGCAATTCACTCACCATTATAAAAGCTTGCACAATGACAAAGAAGAAAGTTCTAGCTTATGGTTTTATAATATGTTGAAATTTATAGAACCGCATATCGAAGGGGTATATAAGCAGGTCAGTATCTATGCCAACCCATTTTGTCTGATTTCGGTAAATGTAATCATTTTATATGCttgcagaaaaatatttccCCGCCGCTGTCAGAAGAAAATTGGCTTATTTTGATTAACCTATATAAAAAGAATGAATGTCTCTGGAACGAAGCCAATATATATCACACCTCCATCATGTACCGGCAAGAAACCCTTGAGGCAATGACTAATGAGTTCATTGTCTTGTCGAaactggaaaatatatcaacaatcgaacttaaaacttttcttgaaGACTTAAAGGCAATGGCAGTAAACGAAAATAAACGTTTATTGAAAGAAGAAGTTACTGCTGGTAAGACTCATACGTTTCCAAAGTTTAAAGAAGAACTGAATTTTCTCTTGCCCCATGTGGGACCATTTGTTTGCTGTCACTGTAAGAAAACGTATTCAGATGTGTACGCTTACAAGTTCCATGTTGCCCAACATGAAGGCAATAAACCTTTTAAATGCATGGTCTGTCATAAGGAATTGACACACAAAAAGGAATTTATGTGTCATTTAAGACGTCATACCAAAGAGTGTCCCTTCCAGTGTGAAGTCTGCAGTAAATCTTTTCCTAGCAAAAAGGAATGGCAACGCCACATTGTAAAACACGGTTCAAAACCATACATCTGCGAATTGTGTGCCGATAGTTTTTATACTCAGCATCAATTAACCAATCACATGAAGAACCATGCAAATATACGTGATAATGTATGTTCCGAATGCGGTAAAGGATTTACCCACCGCGGACTGTTGCGTCAACATTTACAAACTCACAGTAAAACTGAAAGTCAATGCACCATATGTAGCAATGTCTATGCAAATCCCAGAAGTCTACGTAAGCACTATGTACGTGCTCATGAAATACACGAAGACAATTCTACGCAAACGTATAACTGTAAGATATGTATGATCACATTTCCCACAGTTAAAGATGCGAAGCAACATCGCAAGGAACACAGGCAAAGTTTTCCGAATAAACGTCATACCTGCGATATATGTGGAAATAATTTTGCTTATCCTAGAAATTTAGCAGACCACAAAAAAACTCATTCCAATGTACGTGATCAAATATGCGATATCTGTGGCAAAGCATTTACAAATGCAAATCTATTGAATCAACACAAAAATGTCCATAATGGACAGAAGTTTGAATGCAAGGCTTGTGGTAAGGATTACGCGCACTACCGTGGACTTTATCGTCATATTGTAAGAGCACACGGTTCAAATAATAAAGATCCATGCGCTGCGATTGCAAAACAGAAACAAGAAATTCAAaccgaataaaataaaaaaagcgcCATTGCAAAATAAATATTGGAAGCAATAATgtaatatatatacgttatgatATGCCATAGGTTTTTATGTTTGTACACATACCAAAGCTTTGCTCTTCGAAAGACGACGCCTTATGATATTTGTATTCtcctaaaattttgttgatcTTTTCGAATAAATCCCAGCTGGGCGGTTGTCCTGTTTGGTCAGATTTCTTTATTTCATCCctgtaagaagaaaaaaatctaagtctCGCATTAATTCGGTCAAAAACAGCCGCAAAGTAATGTTACCTATATTTACTGGTAAGGTTGTGtaatttggttttaatttcTTCCCTCGAGTAAAAATATCCTTTGGCGGACATTGCTGCGGCCATATTGATATATACATGTGCATTTTTCCGAGCTTCTCGCAATTCCTCCAGATGTTTCACCCATAAGGTAAGCAAAAAGTGTTCGCCTTCGACCGACCAACGTTTGCGAGTTTGTTTTGCTGAACTGCAATAAGGAGTATAGTTTTAGCTACTTTTTATGACAAACCAACTGAATTCAATACCTACCCatctttttccattttatttgaaattttctgaTCTATACTTGGTTAGTTGAAAACGTTTTTTGCCTGCTATCAATTATGTATATTAATTTTCGTTGGCTTAAAACGGGTTTTGTTTGTACGTTTAACGACACAATAATACAAAGttgatttatttataaaacttgcaataaaacacacacacacagctttGAGTTTGTACTGAATATAGAAAACGAAGCAAAttttgtgtatatgtgtgtgacGAAggtaaatcaataaaaaaactgTTTACATGGCAAAATAAATTATCGTGTTTTAAGTAAAATCACGTATAAATCCCTTACTTTTAGATTGATTTAAAGGATAATATAATTGGAAGGCTGATGGTGTTTGCTAATTCACGTTTACAAGAGCAAAATAAATGATCTCGTTTTAAGTAAAACTCGAACAAATCCAAATTGTTTGGAATGCCTTTGAGGGTAATTTAAATGACGGTCAGCTGGCGTTTTGTTAACATACACATTCACAATTATTGATAACATTAGTAATCCCAGCGGGAAACTTCAG includes:
- the LOC106083822 gene encoding uncharacterized protein LOC106083822 isoform X1, with product MSSTRKYSCIWMHFMEDGRTRAKCNYCQASLSIAGGSNGNLSRHMKKKHSHIVLDPEKHKTEPEEFLNEDAISALPSSSAQSVRQKIVKNNCSIMNSAITDTMSSRSYKSASAPPSHMATRTTDWSCGNVSFCFQAQRRVYVLNCMFCSQVCLHWDSFINHMEQEHDEDLCSEHLMQKEPPAVNIEHDYRIATKRRKTNTSNTSDNNRDGDDRLSNKADFNSDPLIATHDVTRFPENVSIKTESAMEIIDEYEDTNTISDKEDEASVTYEDEADITTDEQTANSYKAQTTATKSDVQALMDKLDLAHRLIYRLLDEVKSLKGQTSTTATNTPTVTSSRKNRQFERGDDFLQCDQKRSPDQRFMGFITEQQNL
- the LOC106083822 gene encoding uncharacterized protein LOC106083822 isoform X2; amino-acid sequence: MGILKKSILNENSITDTMSSRSYKSASAPPSHMATRTTDWSCGNVSFCFQAQRRVYVLNCMFCSQVCLHWDSFINHMEQEHDEDLCSEHLMQKEPPAVNIEHDYRIATKRRKTNTSNTSDNNRDGDDRLSNKADFNSDPLIATHDVTRFPENVSIKTESAMEIIDEYEDTNTISDKEDEASVTYEDEADITTDEQTANSYKAQTTATKSDVQALMDKLDLAHRLIYRLLDEVKSLKGQTSTTATNTPTVTSSRKNRQFERGDDFLQCDQKRSPDQRFMGFITEQQNL
- the LOC131996690 gene encoding myb/SANT-like DNA-binding domain-containing protein 1 is translated as MEKDGSAKQTRKRWSVEGEHFLLTLWVKHLEELREARKNAHVYINMAAAMSAKGYFYSREEIKTKLHNLTSKYRFFSSYRDEIKKSDQTGQPPSWDLFEKINKILGEYKYHKASSFEEQSFGMCTNIKTYGIS